A DNA window from Candidatus Deferrimicrobiaceae bacterium contains the following coding sequences:
- a CDS encoding virulence RhuM family protein has translation MTDHDKKLIRNSTAEFLIFTGQAGEQSIEARYEAETVWLTQKLMAELFAVDVRTVSEHLKNIYESGELTREATLRKFRTVQAEGGRQVARNVEFYNLDTIISVGYRVSSVRATQFRQWATQVLREFAIKGYVLDRKRMENGAFLGEDYFERLLEEIREIRLSERRFYQKITDIYATSVDYNSEAPTTKSFFAKVQNKLHFAIHGHTAAELILRRADSTKVNMGLTTWEKAPDGKIVKTDVAVAKNYLTKEELGALGRIVNAYLDLAEERALRKIPMTMEDWAKRLDAFLEFTERDILQNAGKVTAELAKAHAESEFEKYRIVQDRLFESDFDRIVKQIESAAGDKPSEE, from the coding sequence ATGACCGACCACGACAAAAAGCTGATTCGCAACTCCACGGCGGAGTTTCTCATCTTCACCGGCCAGGCCGGGGAACAAAGTATCGAGGCGCGCTATGAGGCCGAAACCGTTTGGCTAACGCAGAAGCTGATGGCCGAACTGTTCGCAGTGGATGTGCGTACGGTCAGCGAGCACCTGAAAAACATCTATGAATCCGGGGAACTGACGCGGGAGGCAACTCTCCGGAAATTCCGGACAGTTCAAGCCGAAGGTGGCCGGCAGGTGGCCAGAAATGTTGAGTTCTACAACCTCGACACCATCATCTCCGTCGGTTACCGGGTCAGCTCGGTGCGTGCAACCCAGTTTCGCCAGTGGGCAACCCAGGTGCTGCGGGAGTTCGCCATCAAGGGTTATGTGCTGGACAGGAAGCGCATGGAGAACGGCGCGTTTCTGGGCGAGGATTATTTCGAGCGGCTGCTCGAAGAGATCCGCGAGATCCGCCTCAGCGAACGGCGCTTTTACCAGAAGATCACCGACATCTACGCCACCAGCGTCGATTACAATTCCGAGGCGCCGACCACCAAGTCCTTTTTTGCCAAGGTCCAGAACAAGCTGCACTTTGCCATTCACGGTCACACCGCTGCCGAGTTGATCCTGCGGCGGGCCGACAGCACCAAGGTCAATATGGGACTGACCACATGGGAAAAGGCCCCCGACGGCAAGATCGTGAAAACCGATGTGGCGGTGGCCAAGAACTACCTGACCAAGGAGGAACTGGGAGCCCTGGGACGCATCGTCAACGCCTATCTCGACCTGGCCGAGGAGCGCGCCCTGCGGAAGATTCCCATGACCATGGAGGACTGGGCCAAGCGGCTGGATGCCTTCCTGGAGTTCACCGAGCGCGACATCCTGCAAAATGCCGGCAAGGTCACGGCGGAACTGGCCAAGGCCCATGCCGAGAGCGAATTCGAAAAGTATCGCATCGTCCAGGACCGGCTGTTTGAAAGCGATTTCGACCGGATCGTGAAGCAGATCGAATCTGCCGCAGGCGACAAACCCTCCGAAGAATGA
- a CDS encoding AraC family transcriptional regulator, giving the protein MKYEALERQNEGDGTGFAIESLARSIARWTDKGELHTSAVAGLSLFRREEPSEPISGVYEPSVCLVAQGAKRVLLGDDAFVYDAQHYLITSVHLPTIVQIIEASREKPYLGLRLMLDPREISQLMVDSNLPPPRAQQSSRGMATGEVTLPLLTAFQRLIDLLGEPADIPILAPIIQREIVYRLLVGDQGARLRQIASAGSQSHQIARAIDWMKANFARPLRIDELAGQARMSASTFHHHFRSMTALSPLQYQKQLRLREARRLMLSEQMDAATAAFQVGYESPSQFSREYNRTFGAPPLRDVAKLRQSTAEARA; this is encoded by the coding sequence CGATGGACCGACAAGGGCGAGTTGCACACATCCGCCGTCGCGGGGCTATCCCTGTTCCGCCGGGAGGAGCCGTCCGAACCGATCAGCGGCGTGTACGAACCGAGCGTTTGCCTGGTCGCCCAGGGCGCCAAGCGCGTGTTGCTCGGGGACGACGCGTTTGTCTACGACGCGCAGCATTACCTGATCACGTCCGTCCACCTGCCCACGATCGTCCAGATCATCGAGGCAAGCCGGGAGAAGCCCTACCTGGGACTCCGGCTGATGCTCGATCCGCGCGAGATTTCCCAGCTGATGGTCGACAGCAATCTCCCGCCGCCGCGGGCGCAGCAGTCAAGCCGGGGCATGGCGACCGGCGAGGTTACGCTGCCGCTGCTCACCGCCTTCCAGCGGCTGATCGACCTGCTGGGCGAACCGGCGGACATCCCGATCCTGGCGCCGATCATCCAGCGGGAGATCGTCTACCGCCTGCTCGTGGGCGACCAGGGGGCGCGGTTGCGGCAGATCGCGTCGGCGGGAAGCCAGAGCCACCAGATCGCGCGGGCGATCGACTGGATGAAGGCGAACTTCGCGCGGCCGTTGCGGATCGACGAGCTCGCCGGGCAGGCGCGCATGAGCGCTTCAACGTTCCACCACCATTTCCGGTCGATGACCGCCCTGAGCCCCCTGCAATACCAGAAACAGCTCCGCCTGCGGGAAGCCCGGCGCCTGATGCTGTCGGAGCAGATGGACGCCGCGACCGCCGCGTTCCAGGTCGGCTACGAGAGCCCCTCTCAGTTCAGCCGCGAGTACAACCGCACATTCGGGGCGCCGCCATTGCGCGACGTCGCGAAGCTTCGGCAATCGACGGCTGAAGCGAGGGCGTAG